ATTGGCTGTCGGCCGGACGGTTGCCGCCATTCTGGAAAATTATCAGCAGGAAGATGGAAGCGTCGTCGTGCCGGAAGTGCTGCGTCCGTATATGGGCGGAAAAGAAGTAATCAACTAACTGCCAACCGGAAACAGTTTCTGTTTCCGGTTTTTTATTTGCAGACAGAACGGGTATGGAGAAGAAAGTGAACGAAGGGAGGCGATTGTTTGTCCGCTGTTGAATTTCAGTACATTGAGACGAACGGGATTACACTGCATGCGGCTGTTGCAGGACCGGAAGAGGGGCCTCTCGCAATCCTGCTGCATGGCTTTCCGGAATTCTGGTATGCCTGGCACCATCAGCTTGCGCCGCTCGCAGAAGAAGGATACCGGGTTGTCGTGCCGGATCAGCGTGGCTATAATTTGAGTGATAAACCGGTTGATATTGAACAATACGTAATTGACGAACTTCGAGATGACATCATTGGACTGATCAGGCATTTCGGCAGACAAAAAGCTTTTATTATCGGTCACGATTGGGGTGGCGCCGTCGGCTGGCATTTAGCTGCAAGCCGGCCGGAACATGTGGAAAAATTGATCGTTACAAATATGCCGCATCCGCGCGCAATGCCGCAAGTGATGAAAAAGCATCCGACGCAGATTCTTCGCAGTTCCTATATCGCCTTTTTTCAGCTGTCTGGCATTCCTGAGAAATTATTTGAAACCGGAGACTTCAGCGGATTGAAGGAAGGACTGACCCGTACCAGTTTGCCGGATACATTCACGGATGCAGATCTCGAGAGATACAAGACGGCTTGGTCACGGCCTGGTTCGCTGTCCGGGATGCTTGCGTGGTACCGCGCTTTGCGTCATGGCAGTTTCAATCAAGTGCCAAAAACAGCAGTCACTGTGCCGGTCCGGCTGATTTGGGGTATGGGCGATCAATTTCTGTCTGATGCACTTGCTAAAGAGAGTTTAAAATTTTGCGAGGATGGCAAAGGGGTATTCATTGGAGAGGCAACACATTGGGTGAACCGGGAACAGCCGGAATTGGTAAATCAAATGATGCTGAGGTTTTTAAAAGAAGGGGAGCCGGAACCGTTATAGCCGGTTCCGGTTCTTTTTCTTCTGTTCCCGCAATGAGCGGAAAAAGCGGGAAAGCATGGCACCGCATTCCTCGGCCAGTACATTTTCTTTCACATCGCATTGGTGATTGAACCGTTCATCATTTAGAAGACGATACAGCGAATCCACGCTTCCGGCTTTCATATCCCGGGCTCCGTAGATGACGCGGGGAATTCGTGACTGCAGAATGGCACCCGCACACATCGGACAGGGCTCTAACGTTACGTAAAGGCTTGTATCTTCAAGCCGCCAGCTGCCGGTTGCGAGACATGCTTCCTGAATGGCGAGAAGTTCTGCATGGGTCACGGCGTTCTGAGTGGTTTCCCGGAGGTTATGAGCCCGTGCGATAATTTCGCCGTCATGGACAATGACTGCGCCGATTGGCACTTCGCCTTTTTCTGCTGCTTTTTCTGCTTCTTTGATTGCTTCTTTCATGAACAATTGGTCCTGCTCGATTCCATTCATTACATTATCGCTCCTTAAGCTGAATTGTAGCATCTATTGCAAGAGGGGGGACAGGTAAAAGAGAACTGCGGTATACTAAAGGAAATATGCAAAGAAGGAAGGGAATTATGAAGAAAGCCCACAAACGAGAATCCATATCGCACATGACGATTCGCTATATCCTTTTGTTGGCGGGAGCCTCAATGGCTGCCACTTCAATTGAATTATTCCTCATACCGAATTCCATCATTGATGGCGGAATCATCGGTGTAGCACTGATCTTGAACTATTTGCTCGATATCCCATTCAGTGTGCTCATCGTGATCATCAACCTGCCGTTCCTGTACTTCGGTTACAAACACATCGGTCGGAACTTCTTTATTTCTTCGATCTTTTCCATCATCGCACTTGCCTTTGTAGAGTCATGGCTTCATTCAGTAGCTGCATTCGTTACAGATCCGTTACTGGCGACGGTGTTCGGAGGACTGCTTCTTGGTGCAGGTGTCGGACTGGTCATCCGGAATGCAGGCGCCCTCGATGGCACTGAAATTCTTGGAATCCTGCTGACAAAAAAGATTCCTTTTTCCGTCGGTGAATTTGTCATGTTCTTCAACATTTTCATCTTCACGTGGGCCGGTTTCGTGCTCGGCTGGGAGGAGGCAATGTATTCCATCCTGACCTATTACATCGCTTCAAAAACGATCGATACAGTAATCCAAGGACTGGATGAAACGAAAGCTGTCATTATTATATCAGACGAGTATGAGGAAAT
Above is a genomic segment from Planococcus lenghuensis containing:
- a CDS encoding alpha/beta fold hydrolase, encoding MSAVEFQYIETNGITLHAAVAGPEEGPLAILLHGFPEFWYAWHHQLAPLAEEGYRVVVPDQRGYNLSDKPVDIEQYVIDELRDDIIGLIRHFGRQKAFIIGHDWGGAVGWHLAASRPEHVEKLIVTNMPHPRAMPQVMKKHPTQILRSSYIAFFQLSGIPEKLFETGDFSGLKEGLTRTSLPDTFTDADLERYKTAWSRPGSLSGMLAWYRALRHGSFNQVPKTAVTVPVRLIWGMGDQFLSDALAKESLKFCEDGKGVFIGEATHWVNREQPELVNQMMLRFLKEGEPEPL
- the tadA gene encoding tRNA adenosine(34) deaminase TadA — its product is MNGIEQDQLFMKEAIKEAEKAAEKGEVPIGAVIVHDGEIIARAHNLRETTQNAVTHAELLAIQEACLATGSWRLEDTSLYVTLEPCPMCAGAILQSRIPRVIYGARDMKAGSVDSLYRLLNDERFNHQCDVKENVLAEECGAMLSRFFRSLREQKKKNRNRL
- a CDS encoding YitT family protein gives rise to the protein MMKKAHKRESISHMTIRYILLLAGASMAATSIELFLIPNSIIDGGIIGVALILNYLLDIPFSVLIVIINLPFLYFGYKHIGRNFFISSIFSIIALAFVESWLHSVAAFVTDPLLATVFGGLLLGAGVGLVIRNAGALDGTEILGILLTKKIPFSVGEFVMFFNIFIFTWAGFVLGWEEAMYSILTYYIASKTIDTVIQGLDETKAVIIISDEYEEMTSAINDRLGRGVTKLKGQGGYTDDPKDVLYVVVTRLEISKLRQIVVDIDRTAFMTVMDAQETHGGNFKAPIH